In Micromonospora sp. LH3U1, one genomic interval encodes:
- a CDS encoding acyl-CoA dehydrogenase family protein — MTFDLTPEQDQLRDAVRALGRRYGHGYFVEKAKAGEHTTELWAEAGRLGYLGVNIPTEYGGGGGGITDLAIVCEELAAAGCPLLLLVVSPAIAATVLSRHGTEEQRKRHLPGLADGSQKIVFAITEPEAGSNFHRLGTVASRDGDGWLLNGRKCYISGVDEADHVLVVARTEDSSTGKLKPALFLVPTDAAGLTRSKLDMEIVSPENQFLLYLDDVRVPADALVGESLDAGLPALFAGLNPERITVAAMGAGTGRYAIERASEYTATRKVWGGRSIGSHQGVSHPLAHAAVQVELARLMIQKAATLYDAGRDLEAGVAGNMAKYAAGEAAALAVDTAVQVLGGAGMTTEYGVATLLGAVRAGRIAPVSREMILNFVAQHLLGQEKSY, encoded by the coding sequence ATGACCTTCGACCTCACCCCCGAGCAGGACCAGCTACGCGACGCCGTACGGGCGTTGGGACGTCGCTACGGCCACGGCTACTTCGTCGAGAAGGCGAAGGCCGGCGAACACACCACCGAACTCTGGGCCGAGGCCGGACGGCTCGGCTACCTGGGGGTCAACATCCCCACCGAGTACGGCGGCGGAGGCGGCGGCATCACCGATCTGGCCATCGTCTGTGAGGAGTTGGCGGCGGCCGGTTGCCCCCTGCTGCTCCTGGTGGTCTCCCCCGCGATCGCGGCCACCGTGCTGAGCCGGCACGGCACCGAGGAGCAGCGCAAGCGACACCTGCCCGGTCTCGCCGACGGCTCCCAGAAGATCGTGTTCGCGATCACCGAGCCGGAGGCCGGCTCCAACTTCCATCGGCTCGGCACGGTGGCCAGCCGTGACGGCGACGGCTGGCTGCTCAACGGCCGTAAGTGCTACATCTCCGGGGTCGACGAGGCCGATCACGTCCTGGTGGTGGCCCGAACCGAGGACTCCTCCACCGGAAAGCTCAAGCCCGCGCTGTTCCTCGTGCCGACCGACGCGGCGGGGCTGACCCGGTCCAAGCTGGACATGGAGATCGTGTCCCCGGAGAACCAGTTCCTGCTCTACCTGGACGACGTGCGGGTGCCCGCCGACGCGCTGGTCGGTGAGTCGCTGGACGCCGGGCTGCCGGCGCTCTTCGCCGGGCTCAACCCGGAGCGGATAACGGTGGCCGCGATGGGGGCCGGCACCGGCCGGTACGCCATCGAACGGGCCAGCGAGTACACCGCCACCCGCAAGGTCTGGGGCGGCCGGAGCATCGGCTCCCACCAGGGCGTGTCACACCCACTGGCACACGCGGCGGTGCAGGTGGAACTGGCCCGCCTCATGATTCAGAAGGCGGCGACCCTGTACGACGCCGGCCGCGACCTGGAGGCCGGAGTGGCCGGCAACATGGCCAAGTACGCGGCCGGGGAGGCAGCCGCGCTCGCCGTCGACACCGCCGTTCAGGTGCTCGGCGGGGCCGGCATGACCACCGAGTACGGGGTCGCGACCCTCCTCGGCGCGGTCCGGGCCGGGCGGATCGCCCCGGTCAGTCGAGAAATGATCCTCAACTTCGTGGCCCAACACCTCCTCGGCCAGGAGAAGTCGTACTGA
- a CDS encoding transporter substrate-binding domain-containing protein, with amino-acid sequence MNSGSSQSKLRSVASTLAVALTLALAAAAGCDSRKEPDLQSVQEKMRETHIYGQSKLRIGVATNEPLMGELRNGQHVGFDVEIARYVAASLGYEGDQRLEFVPVATEERIPALQGGTVDLVVSSFSITEKRKEVVSFAGPYFVTTQEVMVPTRLRGKISTIEDLRNPNYKICTSGGSTSEAELESHQVKALVVKTVGDCVAGIRAGRYDAVSSDETILAGFLARHPKEFEIVDLPFGTSELLGIGVPIGDPALRDLVAFFLQKSYQQGRDEQGSPWQTAYNRTLGPWLKAEKRQPQPLEVPKLVDFDDKVPTK; translated from the coding sequence ATGAACTCAGGCAGTTCGCAGTCCAAACTCCGCTCGGTCGCATCGACGCTGGCGGTCGCCCTCACTCTCGCGCTGGCCGCCGCCGCCGGTTGCGACAGTAGGAAGGAACCGGACCTGCAGTCGGTGCAGGAGAAGATGCGCGAGACGCACATCTACGGGCAGTCGAAGCTGCGCATCGGTGTCGCCACGAACGAGCCGCTCATGGGTGAGCTGCGGAACGGCCAGCACGTCGGGTTCGACGTCGAGATCGCCCGGTACGTCGCCGCCTCCCTCGGCTACGAGGGGGACCAGCGGCTGGAGTTCGTTCCGGTCGCCACCGAGGAACGGATCCCCGCGCTGCAGGGCGGCACGGTGGACCTCGTGGTGTCCAGCTTCTCCATCACCGAGAAGCGCAAGGAGGTGGTGAGCTTCGCCGGGCCGTACTTCGTCACCACCCAGGAGGTGATGGTGCCGACCCGGCTGCGGGGCAAGATCAGCACCATTGAGGACCTCCGTAACCCGAACTACAAGATCTGCACCAGCGGCGGCTCCACCAGCGAGGCCGAGCTGGAAAGTCACCAGGTCAAGGCTCTGGTCGTGAAGACCGTCGGTGACTGCGTCGCCGGCATCCGGGCGGGCCGCTACGACGCGGTCAGCTCGGACGAGACGATCCTCGCGGGCTTCCTGGCCCGGCACCCCAAGGAGTTCGAGATCGTCGACCTGCCGTTCGGCACCAGCGAGTTGCTGGGCATCGGCGTGCCGATCGGCGACCCGGCACTGCGCGACCTGGTCGCGTTCTTCCTGCAGAAGAGCTACCAGCAGGGGCGGGACGAGCAGGGAAGTCCGTGGCAGACCGCGTACAACCGGACCCTGGGCCCGTGGCTGAAGGCCGAGAAACGCCAGCCGCAACCGCTGGAGGTGCCGAAGCTGGTCGACTTCGACGACAAGGTGCCCACGAAGTGA
- a CDS encoding ABC transporter ATP-binding protein: MRNSDMTPARGPVVEVLDVTKTYASGGGVRALDGVSVAFEAGSFCAVMGPSGSGKSTLLHCAAGLDRPDSGRVLLAGQDIGGLREPQLTQARRQRVGFVFQSYNLMDSLSVWHNILLPQRLAGVRPDRKWAQEVIRRVGLTGRENARPSQLSGGQRQRVALARALASRPEVIFADEPTGALDLSTGREVLQLLREAVDGVGTTIVMVTHDPAAAAWADRAVFLADGRIVTELADPTAEKIAAQMMAVTVR, from the coding sequence ATGCGAAACAGCGATATGACCCCCGCTCGAGGGCCGGTCGTCGAGGTGCTCGACGTGACAAAGACCTATGCCAGCGGGGGTGGCGTCCGGGCGTTGGATGGCGTGTCGGTCGCCTTCGAGGCCGGTTCGTTCTGCGCCGTGATGGGCCCGTCGGGCTCGGGCAAATCCACGCTTCTGCACTGCGCGGCGGGCCTGGATCGGCCGGACAGCGGACGGGTGCTCCTCGCCGGTCAGGACATCGGCGGGCTGCGTGAACCGCAGCTCACCCAGGCACGGCGGCAGCGGGTCGGCTTCGTCTTCCAGTCGTACAACCTGATGGATTCGCTGTCGGTCTGGCACAACATCCTGCTGCCGCAGCGGCTGGCCGGGGTACGACCGGACCGGAAGTGGGCGCAGGAGGTGATTCGCCGCGTCGGGCTCACCGGACGGGAGAACGCTCGACCCAGCCAACTGTCCGGCGGTCAGCGGCAGCGGGTCGCCCTCGCCCGCGCCCTGGCCAGCCGACCGGAGGTCATCTTCGCCGACGAGCCGACCGGGGCGCTGGACCTGTCGACCGGCCGCGAGGTGCTCCAGCTGCTGCGCGAAGCGGTGGATGGCGTCGGCACGACGATCGTCATGGTCACGCACGACCCGGCTGCGGCGGCGTGGGCCGACCGCGCGGTGTTCCTCGCCGACGGTCGGATCGTCACGGAGCTTGCCGACCCGACCGCCGAGAAGATCGCGGCACAGATGATGGCGGTGACCGTCCGATGA
- a CDS encoding ABC transporter permease, with translation MIRLALSTLRQHRGAYAGTFFAALLAVALLAGGGLLLASVLTAKPPADRFAAAPIVVSGDRDVTLEKVTTKQKKDKVKRKVKVKSEQLTGAGSLPADLVGRLGNLPGVASAIADVAFPVQAGAPDGLLLHGADDAPVIGHGWGSARLTPYSLRTGEAPGPGQVVIDADLANRSGTAVGGRLVVTTKTGVRTMVVSGVAAPAGLDGLPAQGALFVADSEVASVSGLPGPTAVAVLARPDTDSVALRKAVEGVAGDAPVLTGADRVRADLPGALPDYIGPISIFGFVIGITAFAAVFVLTGTVTLGVRQRLRELALLRTVGATPGQLRRLLGVESLLLAGVAALPGIPLGVVFAHVVAARFRELGAVPAQFVVQTNVIVLIAATAAGMLVTFIGARVAGRRAVRIAPTQALAETANAPTGGLVLRTALAAVTAAGAIALLIFVPLDGPLGMGMSFVSSALLLCTVAALGPLLVRVLTTPVSRLIGIGGAIGWLAGLVTRAERRRVAAVAVPLVLMFAINATMLLNSALLDELTGREQAARTAAATAQVTAPGGLPLSTVRELLALNGVTGAAATLPTRAIVEQGGKPEDYATQGLLVAGTEAALDLDLRTGTLPGDGTFAASEYVTEQYGWRVGDDVPIWLADGYQVQLRLAGVYARARGFGDLALPADLVAAHDPRGLVSTVGLRYRGDVPERIAASWPGLRLTPTLGAAPAGDAQNQQGAWELMVVISLGFTAIAVVNTFAIATAARRREFADLRLAGATTTQLHRLVGREAMITVTVGLALGVLVTGIVVGAFSTAQDGTLRVFVDAATYAGMLGGVAALGLVAGAVPARVLLRRRSLPALSDGR, from the coding sequence ATGATCCGGCTCGCTCTCAGCACCCTGCGCCAGCACCGCGGCGCCTACGCCGGCACGTTCTTCGCCGCGCTGCTCGCCGTGGCCCTGCTCGCCGGCGGCGGTCTGCTGCTCGCCTCCGTGCTCACCGCGAAGCCGCCAGCCGACCGGTTCGCGGCAGCGCCGATCGTCGTGTCGGGCGACCGCGACGTGACGCTCGAGAAGGTCACCACCAAACAGAAGAAGGACAAGGTCAAGCGCAAGGTCAAGGTCAAGTCCGAGCAGCTCACCGGCGCCGGCTCGCTTCCGGCGGACCTCGTCGGTCGGCTGGGCAACCTTCCGGGCGTCGCGTCCGCGATCGCGGACGTCGCCTTCCCGGTCCAGGCAGGCGCGCCGGACGGACTTCTCCTGCACGGCGCCGATGACGCTCCCGTCATCGGACACGGGTGGGGCTCCGCACGGCTGACCCCGTACTCGCTGCGCACCGGCGAGGCGCCCGGCCCAGGCCAGGTCGTCATCGACGCCGACCTTGCCAACCGCTCGGGCACCGCTGTTGGTGGACGTCTCGTCGTCACCACGAAGACCGGCGTCCGCACCATGGTCGTGTCCGGTGTCGCCGCACCGGCCGGGCTGGACGGATTGCCCGCCCAGGGCGCGCTGTTCGTCGCCGATTCCGAGGTGGCGTCGGTGTCCGGGCTGCCCGGGCCGACCGCGGTGGCCGTCCTGGCCAGGCCCGACACCGACTCGGTCGCGCTCCGCAAAGCCGTCGAAGGGGTCGCCGGGGATGCGCCCGTGCTCACCGGCGCCGATCGGGTCCGGGCCGACCTGCCCGGCGCCCTGCCCGACTACATCGGTCCCATCTCGATCTTCGGATTCGTCATCGGCATCACGGCGTTCGCGGCCGTCTTCGTCCTCACGGGCACGGTCACGCTCGGGGTACGTCAGCGCCTGCGCGAGCTGGCCCTGCTGCGCACCGTCGGCGCGACCCCCGGCCAGCTGCGCCGCCTCCTCGGTGTGGAAAGCCTCCTGCTCGCCGGGGTCGCCGCACTGCCGGGCATACCGTTGGGTGTGGTGTTCGCCCACGTGGTGGCTGCCCGGTTCCGGGAACTGGGCGCGGTGCCGGCCCAGTTCGTCGTACAGACCAACGTGATCGTGCTCATCGCCGCCACGGCGGCCGGGATGCTGGTGACCTTCATCGGCGCCCGGGTCGCCGGACGCCGGGCGGTGCGGATCGCACCGACGCAGGCACTCGCCGAGACCGCGAACGCGCCCACCGGTGGTCTCGTCCTGCGAACCGCCCTCGCGGCGGTGACCGCCGCCGGCGCAATCGCCCTGCTCATCTTCGTTCCGCTCGACGGACCGCTCGGAATGGGCATGAGCTTCGTGTCGTCCGCCCTGTTGCTGTGCACGGTCGCGGCGCTGGGCCCGCTGCTGGTCCGGGTGCTGACGACGCCGGTGTCCCGTCTCATCGGCATCGGCGGCGCGATCGGCTGGCTGGCCGGCCTGGTCACCCGGGCCGAGCGGCGAAGGGTCGCGGCGGTCGCGGTCCCGCTCGTGCTCATGTTCGCGATCAATGCCACCATGCTGCTCAACAGCGCCCTGCTGGACGAACTGACCGGGCGGGAGCAGGCGGCCCGGACGGCAGCCGCGACGGCGCAGGTGACCGCACCGGGCGGGCTGCCGCTCAGTACCGTCAGAGAGCTCCTTGCACTCAACGGGGTGACCGGGGCGGCAGCGACGTTGCCGACGCGGGCGATCGTCGAGCAGGGTGGCAAGCCCGAGGACTACGCGACGCAGGGTCTGCTGGTCGCCGGCACCGAGGCGGCGCTCGACCTCGATCTACGCACCGGGACGCTGCCGGGCGATGGCACGTTCGCCGCCAGCGAGTACGTGACCGAACAGTACGGCTGGCGGGTGGGCGACGACGTGCCTATCTGGCTCGCCGACGGCTACCAGGTCCAACTGCGCCTCGCCGGGGTGTACGCCCGAGCCCGGGGGTTCGGCGACCTGGCACTCCCCGCAGACCTGGTGGCGGCGCACGATCCACGCGGGCTGGTCAGCACGGTCGGGCTGCGTTACCGCGGCGACGTACCGGAGCGGATCGCTGCCTCGTGGCCCGGCCTGCGGCTGACCCCCACGCTCGGTGCGGCACCCGCCGGTGACGCGCAGAACCAGCAGGGCGCCTGGGAGCTCATGGTGGTCATCTCCCTCGGCTTCACGGCGATCGCGGTCGTCAACACCTTCGCCATCGCCACCGCCGCGCGCCGCCGCGAATTCGCCGACCTCCGACTGGCCGGGGCGACGACCACGCAGCTCCACCGGCTCGTCGGACGCGAGGCGATGATCACGGTCACCGTCGGACTGGCGCTGGGTGTCCTGGTCACCGGGATCGTGGTCGGCGCGTTCAGCACCGCCCAGGACGGCACGTTGCGGGTGTTCGTCGACGCTGCCACGTACGCGGGGATGCTCGGTGGTGTCGCGGCACTGGGACTGGTCGCGGGTGCCGTACCGGCCCGGGTCCTGCTGCGACGGCGCAGTCTACCGGCCCTGAGCGACGGACGCTGA
- a CDS encoding sensor histidine kinase, translated as MIRTTASALAYLVSSIVAGFIGLAWSLAIIIGVGLLSITLVGGPAFLGAAWVTRRLAALERHRAGWVLGTAIAAPYLPIEGATVRQRVSAVATQPATWRDLAWLVALFPLGLAGGIAAIVVTVVDLAAVVAPAWAWAVPNPRAPFPMDPLMTTVPGRFGLTILGVLLLPVAAWFLRTAGLAQARTARVLLAPGAHRYLVEETTRLAQTRRRVVDAQAAELRRIERDLHDGAQARIVAAGMTLALAARKLRTGAAAAADVDLARRQLDDALTELRRLVRGIHPPILTDRGLHAAVAALAGDSPLTVEVRGDPDDRYPPAVESAAYFVIAEGLANAGKHADARACVVTLARTAGTVTVTLVDDGQGGADPSGSGLDGLRRRVEALDGQLTITSPPGGPTVLSAELPH; from the coding sequence ATGATACGCACAACGGCGTCGGCGCTGGCGTACCTGGTCAGCAGCATCGTCGCCGGCTTTATCGGCCTCGCCTGGAGTTTGGCGATCATCATCGGCGTCGGTCTACTGTCGATCACGCTGGTCGGTGGCCCGGCGTTCCTCGGTGCCGCCTGGGTGACCCGGCGCCTCGCGGCCCTGGAGCGGCATCGGGCCGGTTGGGTGCTCGGCACCGCGATCGCCGCGCCGTACCTGCCGATCGAGGGCGCAACCGTCCGGCAGCGGGTCAGCGCGGTCGCCACGCAACCAGCCACCTGGCGGGACCTGGCCTGGCTGGTCGCGCTGTTTCCGCTGGGCCTGGCGGGCGGGATCGCCGCCATCGTGGTCACCGTCGTCGATCTCGCCGCCGTCGTGGCGCCAGCCTGGGCGTGGGCGGTACCGAACCCGCGCGCACCGTTCCCGATGGATCCCCTCATGACGACGGTGCCGGGCCGGTTCGGCCTGACCATCCTCGGCGTGCTGCTGCTTCCGGTCGCCGCGTGGTTCCTGCGGACCGCCGGGCTGGCCCAGGCCCGGACGGCCCGGGTCCTCCTGGCACCCGGCGCGCACCGGTACCTGGTCGAGGAAACCACCCGTCTCGCACAGACCCGCCGTCGGGTCGTCGATGCCCAGGCGGCAGAGCTGCGTCGAATCGAGCGGGACCTGCACGACGGTGCCCAGGCCCGGATCGTGGCCGCCGGCATGACCCTGGCACTGGCTGCTCGCAAGCTGCGGACCGGTGCGGCCGCCGCAGCCGACGTCGACCTCGCCCGTCGGCAACTCGACGACGCCCTCACCGAGCTGCGCCGGCTGGTACGTGGCATCCATCCGCCGATCCTCACCGACCGGGGGCTGCACGCCGCTGTCGCCGCCCTCGCCGGCGACAGCCCACTGACCGTCGAGGTTCGGGGGGACCCGGACGACCGTTACCCGCCGGCGGTGGAGTCGGCGGCCTACTTCGTCATCGCCGAGGGTCTCGCCAATGCGGGCAAACACGCCGACGCCCGGGCCTGCGTCGTCACCCTCGCCCGCACCGCCGGCACCGTCACCGTCACGCTCGTCGACGACGGACAGGGCGGCGCCGACCCGTCCGGCTCCGGGCTCGACGGTCTGCGCCGCCGCGTCGAGGCACTCGACGGCCAACTCACCATCACCAGTCCACCCGGCGGTCCCACCGTCCTGTCCGCGGAGCTGCCCCACTGA
- a CDS encoding response regulator transcription factor, with protein MRIVIAEDLLLLRDGMVRLLTDTGHTVVAAVDTAPALLAAVTEHRPDLSIVDVRLPPGFRDEGLRAALTLRATDPDTKVLIVSQYVERAYAAELLADGRGGVGYLLKDRVTALDDFLDAVERVANGGTALDPEVVRQLFTRNSHNHGVDGLTPREREVLGLMAQGLSNAAICAALVLAPVSVEKHITNIFAKLDLPPADDANRRVRAVLTYLNH; from the coding sequence ATGCGCATCGTGATCGCCGAGGACCTGCTGCTGCTCCGGGACGGCATGGTGCGGCTGCTGACCGACACCGGCCACACCGTCGTCGCCGCCGTCGACACCGCACCCGCCCTGCTGGCGGCCGTCACCGAACACCGACCTGACCTGTCCATCGTCGATGTTCGACTGCCACCCGGCTTCCGCGACGAGGGACTCCGCGCCGCGCTGACGCTGCGTGCCACGGACCCGGACACCAAGGTGCTCATCGTCTCCCAGTACGTCGAACGGGCCTACGCCGCGGAACTGCTCGCCGACGGCCGGGGCGGTGTCGGCTACCTCCTCAAGGACCGCGTGACGGCCCTCGACGATTTCCTCGACGCGGTGGAGCGGGTCGCCAACGGCGGCACCGCCCTGGACCCGGAAGTGGTACGGCAACTGTTCACCCGCAACAGCCACAACCACGGGGTCGACGGGCTCACCCCACGGGAACGGGAGGTGCTCGGCCTCATGGCCCAGGGCCTGTCCAACGCGGCCATCTGCGCCGCGCTCGTCCTGGCACCGGTGTCGGTGGAGAAGCACATCACCAACATCTTCGCCAAGCTCGACCTGCCGCCGGCCGACGACGCCAACCGGCGTGTTCGCGCAGTCCTCACCTACCTCAACCACTGA
- a CDS encoding serine/threonine-protein kinase codes for MTDTPSGGLPVPIVPGLTDLRVFARGGYATVYQATQISVGREVAVKVENRTLDSERDQARFLREARAAGRMSSHPHVVDLFDVGVTVDQHPYLIMELCDGSYAERMRTSPLGPVEARDLGIKIADALAHSHAAGVLHRDVKPANILHSPFNSAVLADFGLAVLAEHRDASVTLEVLTPAYAPPEMFSHSPPSPAVDVYALCATLYAVMHGRPPRWQSERNPSLVTVLEMFNQPLPALPGVPDEMIDVLRAGMANDPAERPSALELHDLLSNLPFGSPSTPVSGAPVSGGAGLSGPYAPSQPAPRPPIEDTQPTVSGVRRWRRWFLGGAAVLALAASATAGAWVADRAPPPAPNPSVTQVAAPATGPLPGCATGTGAPTAMPEGARCLPELECFGPMRIRGSRAEAARLSCAGRHTWETYAEGILPVSLVGADYDDVVAAQQVRQVCSATTFRLTTGIAEPTGWHLEVLPPVDGSIDRAYRCLAGRGVDALTAPTLTGR; via the coding sequence GTGACCGACACCCCGTCCGGCGGCCTGCCAGTGCCGATCGTGCCCGGTCTGACTGATTTGCGGGTCTTTGCCCGAGGCGGCTACGCGACTGTCTACCAGGCCACCCAGATCTCCGTGGGTCGTGAGGTCGCCGTCAAGGTAGAGAACCGGACGCTGGACAGCGAGCGGGATCAGGCCCGTTTCCTGCGCGAGGCGCGGGCGGCCGGCCGGATGTCGTCGCATCCGCACGTGGTGGACCTCTTCGACGTCGGGGTCACCGTCGACCAGCACCCCTACCTGATCATGGAGCTCTGCGACGGCTCGTACGCCGAGCGGATGCGCACCTCACCGCTGGGCCCCGTGGAGGCCCGCGACCTCGGCATCAAGATCGCTGACGCGCTGGCCCACTCGCACGCGGCCGGGGTGCTGCACCGGGACGTGAAGCCAGCCAACATCCTCCACTCGCCCTTCAACTCGGCGGTGCTCGCCGACTTCGGCCTGGCCGTGCTCGCGGAGCACCGGGACGCCTCGGTCACCCTGGAGGTGCTCACCCCGGCGTACGCGCCGCCGGAGATGTTCAGCCACAGCCCGCCGTCGCCGGCCGTCGACGTGTACGCGCTCTGCGCCACCCTCTATGCGGTGATGCACGGCCGGCCGCCCCGCTGGCAGTCCGAGCGCAACCCCAGCCTGGTCACGGTGCTGGAGATGTTCAACCAGCCGCTCCCCGCCCTGCCCGGCGTACCGGACGAGATGATCGACGTGCTGCGCGCCGGCATGGCCAACGACCCGGCCGAGCGTCCCTCCGCCCTCGAACTGCACGACCTGCTCTCCAACCTGCCATTCGGCTCGCCGTCGACGCCGGTCAGCGGTGCCCCGGTCAGCGGTGGCGCTGGCCTCTCCGGCCCGTACGCGCCCAGCCAGCCGGCGCCCCGCCCGCCCATCGAGGACACCCAGCCAACGGTCTCCGGTGTCCGGCGTTGGCGGCGCTGGTTCCTCGGCGGTGCGGCGGTGCTCGCGCTCGCCGCCTCCGCCACCGCCGGGGCCTGGGTCGCCGACAGGGCGCCACCGCCCGCCCCGAACCCGTCGGTCACCCAGGTCGCCGCACCGGCGACCGGACCGCTGCCCGGTTGCGCAACCGGCACCGGCGCGCCCACCGCCATGCCCGAGGGTGCCCGGTGCCTGCCCGAGCTGGAATGCTTCGGCCCGATGCGGATCCGCGGCAGCCGCGCCGAGGCGGCTCGGCTGTCCTGCGCTGGTCGGCATACCTGGGAGACGTACGCCGAGGGCATTCTGCCGGTGTCGCTGGTCGGCGCCGACTACGACGACGTGGTCGCCGCCCAGCAGGTGCGGCAGGTGTGCAGCGCCACGACGTTCCGGTTGACCACCGGGATCGCCGAGCCGACCGGCTGGCACCTGGAGGTCCTACCGCCGGTCGACGGCAGCATCGACCGGGCGTACCGGTGCCTGGCCGGGCGGGGCGTGGACGCGCTCACCGCGCCCACCCTCACCGGCCGCTGA